The following proteins are co-located in the Phaeodactylum tricornutum CCAP 1055/1 chromosome 2, whole genome shotgun sequence genome:
- a CDS encoding predicted protein: MILLRRLHRTSRPNIPLRGKRKSGSDEETASDSNEDLGRKRLLSKDRAISALSQPNAPTQTPNTNNDSTNKQSTSKAASLLPSKKVKSDRQEDERTRIKKNNAPKASTVPLQSRSSDRRWKNSKRSREITPKVPNTAKAAYSSLLPPPLSGSNGSDDDSLSTGLSSWEEFLGKGKESSGSRTTPIVGRSQEKRSPSRVEARKREKSKEEQADESDNTDKHRNLPSILDLFPSALSTNPNERSASSSKVLSEDAGKSYTSLDGVLPVSDLFYRSSIPQAQRIDGSEQATNATDDGEESPYRRAVSQTPGKQEMAKKPSSTKKRSGRKMVRRGMEMLVGGVPINADPPQRNVDLCYDRLAADWATSISLNTREFGPLLHGASIPKVSLKERGLFCEYFCHAAMKWDVCPTDLQSIIDSHSKQISGFEVSAWKKTSAHLPGGKDLDKLAESISKDILSRLHEDSDTSDSMITKDTRHDGKSSGDGIPRIAAKLDLHAKDSRKQRSRRSKSKAYAQSKAKGFGKDKNGARRSKKEFVDTDALALYSNEFKIMAQPIGISKSDLESGGQGTQVFESVLRKAFETHPVLIEAIGEFHVDIYNCTIEGTGPDSSLYSVEFGVFPKKVIHQSEKPELLHKMIEALRFILDTDDSEDTLNSTLARIASEEYRWSPSIRERVALQFNDQNAPNQRLLYTVNAGVLEFEIGVSRAELESGGDGGEIFQSVLEKAIGGAMRNSLAGFHFSITHFTLDDHDDGTSLVSADVQMETSEPIARSENRLIEKNLRAALAQAFENGSIILNLAAEAKKEERWPKEVRDRVVEECLFEDDDGDEPVSGLGPVSYPFGATRVLLTEDNDEIGDTFEVDKNDYSQNDLFLGGGNDGVFFDYSEENAFRAPFRGQLGLRLVDAVTERAKQRQPRVIAIGDVHGCIDELQDLLRQCDYRPGDLVVFLGDLVCKGPDSISVVQMAREIGAFGVRGNHDFEVIRWHQAIKSGVDPPVVGSEHFHIASCLSKADMKWMNSLPWYLSSKELGSLFVHAGFVSGIRLAKQNPRLMMNMRSILPDGTVTSKFFNNWPWARLWDGPQTVLFGHDADRGLQQYEHAIGLDTGCVYGGRLTACILPEKRLVSLLINSKRYCDSKQSCQKTYCMSSVPGHSSSRVRDQDSISITENISLLTVFSVGEILTYGARHTHVAEALSNSFFAGVTIRESCYRFCRFLRKQNFQNKREGIKF; the protein is encoded by the exons ATGATCTTGTTACGAAGACTACATAGAACTTCACGTCCTAATATTCCACTAAGGGGGAAAAGAAAATCGGGAAGCGATGAAGAAACGGCAAGTGATTCAAACGAGGATCTTGGCCGGAAGCGGTTGCTTTCTAAGGATCGGGCCATATCCGCCCTTTCCCAACCAAACGCTCCTACCCAAACTCCAAACACGAACAACGATTCTACAAATAAGCAGTCAACTTCCAAAGCAGCTAGCTTACTGCCATCAAAGAAGGTTAAGAGTGATCGGCAGGAGGATGAGAGGACAAGGATAAAGAAAAACAACGCTCCAAAAGCTTCCACAGTGCCCTTGCAATCAAGATCTTCCGACCGCAGGTGGAAAAATTCGAAGCGGAGTCGAGAAATAACACCGAAAGTACCCAATACTGCGAAAGCCGCCTATTCATCACTGCTACCGCCACCCCTATCGGGATCGAATGGCAGTGACGACGATTCATTGAGTACAGGCCTATCATCGTGGGAAGAATTTCTTGGCAAAGGGAAAGAGAGTAGTGGCTCTAGGACAACGCCAATTGTAGGACGTTCGCAAGAGAAGCGATCTCCTTCAAGAGTGGAAGCAAGGAAGCGTGAGAAGTCGAAGGAGGAGCAGGCTGACGAAAGTGACAACACTGACAAGCATCGGAATCTGCCGTCGATTCTGGATCTGTTTCCGTCAGCTCTCTCAACAAACCCAAACGAAAGGTCTGCATCCAGCTCAAAAGTGCTGTCGGAAGACGCAGGGAAATCGTATACATCGCTGGATGGAGTACTGCCTGTGTCGGATCTGTTTTATCGCTCTTCGATACCGCAAGCGCAACGTATTGATGGGTCCGAGCAGGCGACCAATGCAACTGACGATGGCGAGGAAAGCCCGTATCGTAGGGCCGTTTCGCAAACACCCGGCAAGCAAGAAATGGCCAAAAAGCCGTCTTCCACAAAAAAACGCAGTGGTAGAAAAATGGTTCGACGCGGTATGGAGATGCTGGTTGGCGGTGTACCGATCAACGCCGACCCCCCGCAAAGAAACGTCGATCTCTGTTACGATAGATTGGCAGCTGACTGGGCCACTTCTATAAGTTTAAATACCCGAGAATTTGGGCCTCTTTTACATGGTGCCAGCATCCCAAAAGTATCGTTGAAGGAACGAGGCTTGTTTTGCGAGTACTTTTGCCATGCCGCCATGAAATGGGATGTCTGTCCGACAGATTTACAGTCCATTATCGATTCGCATTCAAAGCAAATTTCAGGCTTTGAGGTAAGTGCCTGGAAAAAGACCTCCGCACACCTTCCTGGAGGCAAGGACTTGGACAAATTAGCTGAAAGTATTAGCAAGGATATATTGTCAAGGTTACACGAAGACAGCGACACTAGTGATTCTATGATCACAAAAGATACTCGACACGACGGCAAAAGCTCCGGCGACGGAATTCCACGAATAGCTGCAAAGCTTGATTTACACGCTAAGGATTCAAGAAAGCAAAGGTCGAGGAGGTCAAAATCGAAAGCATATGCTCAGTCTAAAGCAAAGGGATTTGGAAAGGATAAAAATGGCGCGAGGAGATCAAAAAAGGAATTTGTGGACACCGATGCTTTGGCCTTGTACAGCAATGAATTCAAAATAATGGCACAGCCTATTGGTATCTCGAAGTCCGATCTGGAAAGCGGCGGACAAGGCACTCAGGTTTTCGAGTCAGTTTTGCGGAAGGCTTTTGAAACCCATCCAGTGCTCATTGAGGCAATTGGAGAGTTCCACGTCGATATTTACAACTGTACGATCGAGGGAACTGGTCCAGATTCTTCATTGTATTCGGTCGAATTTGGGGTATTTCCAAAAAAGGTAATTCACCAAAGCGAGAAGCCGGAATTACTTCATAAAATGATAGAAGCTCTGCGTTTTATATTGGATACAGACGACTCAGAAGATACATTGAACTCTACCTTGGCAAGGATCGCAAGCGAAGAATATCGGTGGTCTCCCAGTATTAGGGAGCGTGTTGCTCTGCAGTTTAATGATCAAAACGCACCCAACCAAAGGCTTCTCTATACTGTCAATGCTGGGGTACTAGAGTTTGAAATTGGAGTTTCCCGCGCAGAGCTGGAATCAGGAGGTGATGGTGGCGAAATTTTTCAATCCGTGTTAGAGAAGGCCATCGGTGGAGCTATGCGGAACTCTCTGGCTGGTTTTCACTTTTCTATTACACATTTCACGCTTGATGATCACGACGATGGAACATCGTTAGTTTCTGCTGATGTACAAATGGAGACTTCTGAGCCGATTGCCCGATCTGAAAATCGTTTGATCGAAAAAAATCTTCGGGCGGCTTTGGCTCAAGCTTTTGAAAATGGTAGTATCATTTTGAATTTGGCCGCAGAagcgaagaaagaagaaagatgGCCTAAGGAAGTACGAGATCGAGTTGTCGAAGAATGTCTatttgaagacgatgatggaGACGAACCTGTATCGGGTCTCGGGCCCGTTTCCTATCCTTTTGGAGCTACACGGGTTTTGTTGACAGAAGACAACGACGAAATCGGAGATACCTTCGAAGTCGATAAGAATGATTACTCTCAGAACGATTTATTCTTGGGTGGAGGCAACGACGGTGTCTTCTTTGACTACTCGGAAGAAAATGCGTTCCGGGCTCCTTTCCGAGGACAGCTTGGCTTGCGGCTGGTCGATGCGGTCACGGAACGTGCCAAGCAGCGGCAGCCCCGCGTAATCGCGATAGGTGATGTCCATGGATGCATCGATGAGCTACAAGACTTGCTACGTCAGTGCGACTATCGACCAGGCGATCTGGTCGTTTTTCTTGGCGATCTAGTATGCAAGGGTCCTGACAGTATTTCGGTCGTTCAAATGGCCCGTGAAATCGGGGCTTTTGGTGTAAGGGGTAATCACGACTTTGAAGTAATTCGGTGGCACCAAGCTATCAAGTCCGGAGTAGACCCTCCGGTAGTAGGCTCAGAGCATTTTCACATTGCGTCTTGTTTGAGCAAGGCCGACATGAAATGGATGAACAGTCTCCCTTGGTACTTGTCTAGCAAAGAACTTGGGTCGCTTTTTGTGCACGCCGGCTTTGTTTCTGGGATCAGGCTTGCAAAGCAAAACCCTCGCCTGATGATGAACATGCGCAGCATTCTTCCTGACGGTACGGTTACATCAAAGTTCTTCAACAACTGGCCCTGGGCACGTCTCTGGGACGGTCCGCAAACGGTTTTATTCGGCCACGACGCCGACCGGGGCTTACAGCAATACGAGCACGCTATTGGACTCGACACTGGCTGCGTGTACGGTGGACGATTGACCGCTTGCATACTTCCCGAAAAGAGGTTAGTCAGT CTCCTTATTAACAGCAAAAGATATTGTGACAGCAAGCAAAGCTGTCAAAAAACGTACTGTATGAGTTCGGTTCCCGGTCACAGCTCCAGTCGAGTCCGTGATCAGGATTCGATCTCCATAACCGAGAAC ATTTCACTACTGACCGTTTTCTCTGTCGGTGAGATTCTGACGTACGGTGCCAGACACACGCACGTTGCCGAAGCACTCTCGAATTCTTTTTTTGCTGGCGTGACGATTCGCGAATCTTGCTATCGATTCTGTAGATTCCTACGGAAGCAGAATTTCCAAAACAAGCGCGAAGGCAtcaaattttga
- a CDS encoding predicted protein, whose translation MMKSIALYDSTAYCMQDGDYVFVHSDEEGDGHDDKSYDYCDDIEVTVPTDNVCVSFPDFQILQDEISDHVATTSFDLVDETDEGIDSNFSSSEYPMPDLDFVEDDDLDVASIEARVQVLSFDQSMLVPKLSPKPGERSERSESYLKTTQAESGVHIDSTRQKVDWMCSQLPFRTEILPETRKGDDVQTKLLSDKKTNLDLTNASIATTNAVRNQPSRLSNKKRRKQLKTAKKMAASVASLQRVAKIPADAITETNHTRGRSVKKQHAQASPTNRRSSQKVANIAVSCATHSLALYREQVTLQCGKS comes from the coding sequence ATGATGAAAAGCATCGCCTTGTACGATTCTACGGCATATTGTATGCAAGACGGAGATTATGTCTTTGTCCACAGCGACGAAGAGGGCGACGGTCACGACGACAAGTCTTATGATTACTGCGACGATATAGAAGTCACTGTGCCTACAGACAATGTCTGTGTCTCATTCCCCgacttccaaatccttcaagATGAAATTTCTGATCATGTTGCGACGACTTCTTTCGATTTGGTCGACGAAACTGACGAAGGCATTGACAGCAACTTTTCATCGTCGGAGTATCCCATGCCTGATCTCGACTTCGTAGAAGACGATGACCTAGATGTGGCTTCTATTGAAGCGAGGGTTCAAGTCCTTTCCTTCGACCAGTCAATGTTGGTTCCAAAGCTTTCCCCTAAGCCAGGGGAACGCTCTGAACGAAGCGAATCGTATTTGAAAACCACCCAGGCCGAATCTGGAGTGCATATAGATTCGACACGGCAAAAGGTAGATTGGATGTGCAGTCAGCTCCCCTTCAGAACTGAGATTCTCCCGGAAACCAGAAAAGGTGATGACGTACAAACAAAGTTGCTCTCTGACAAGAAGACCAACTTGGACCTGACCAACGCATCCATCGCTACCACAAACGCTGTTCGAAACCAACCCAGCCGTCTTTCGAATAAGAAGCGCCGAAAGCAGCTTAAAACCGCAAAAAAAATGGCAGCCAGCGTTGCGTCTCTCCAGCGAGTAGCCAAAATACCAGCTGATGCTATCACCGAAACCAATCATACTCGTGGGCGTTCTGTGAAAAAACAGCACGCGCAGGCTTCTCCCACCAACCGACGATCCTCACAAAAAGTCGCCAACATAGCAGTTTCCTGCGCTACCCACTCATTGGCGCTCTATCGTGAGCAAGTCACACTCCAATGCGGCAAGTCATAA